The genomic window CCTCCTGCTCGATCCGGGTGAGCAGCCGGTACCAGTCTTCGTGGCCGGTTCTAACGCCCAGCCGCAGGGACATTTCCTTGAGGATCTTCGAACGGGGATCGAAGGTCTTGTAAACCGCGTGCCCCATTCCCATGATCTTCTCGCCCCGTTCCATCCGCATTCTCACCCAGTCGCCGACCTCATCCTCGGATTTCACTTCCTTTTGTACCTCGAAGAGCATTTTCATGACCCGGGCATTGGCGCCGCCGTGCAGGCTGCCCGAAAGCGCGCCGACCCCGGCGCTCACCCCGGCGTACATGTGGGCCTGGGTGGAGACCACTTCCCGGCAGGCAAAGGTCGAGGCGTTGAAAGTGTGGTCGGCGTGGAGCACGAGGCACACGTCCAGGTCGCGGGCGATTTGGTCGTCGGGTTTATTCCCGGTGAGCTGCCATAGAAAGTTCGCCGCGTGCGGCAGGCCCTCGTCCGGGGGAAGAGGCTCCAGGCCGTTCCTGATACGGTTCCAGGCCGCGACCACGGCGGGAACCCTCGCGATCAGCCGAACCGCTTTGCGCAGGTTCGCCTCCCGGGTTTCCACCATCAATTCGGGATCGGCGACTCCCAGAAACGGCACCACCCCCTGGAGCACATCCATGGGATCCGCTTCCCGGGGAATACGCCGCATGCTGTCGATGACAAATTCGGGGACGGTTCGCGCCGCGTCGACCTCGGCGGTGAACTCCCGCAGTTCCTCGGCGGACGGCAGCACGCCGTTGAGCAGCAGGTACGCCGTTTCCATGAAGGACGATCGTTCGGCGAGCTCCTCGATGCGAAACCCCCGGTAAATGAGAATGCCGTTTTCGCCGTCTATGTAACTGATCTTGGTGTCCGCTACGGTCACACCCCGCAAGCCGATGTTCTTTACACGAACTTCACCGTTCATCGTCTCCTCCAGCCCGACCATAACGACGAGTCAACAGAAAGGAACCCTCGCCGACTTCAATTCAACGCCGGTCGACACACGGTCCGCCGGTCTGCGGATCATCCACATCCCCGGGGGGCGGACCGCCAACGACGGGCCGCGGTCTATAACAGCAGTCCCTGCTTCACGAAATTGAGCGCCCCGCCTGCCAGCAGCAGCCTGCGCTGCCTCGCCGAAACCTTCAGCAGGGTCACGATGCTTCTTCCGTTCACTTCCAGCGGGATCTCTTCGTCCCCGTTCTCCACATGCCGCCTGACTTCCCGAAAGACCACCCTGTCCCCCTTGGACAGGACGTCATAGTCCCCGGGGTTCCTGAAGACGAGAGGAATGACCCCGAAATTGCACAGATTCGACATGTGGATGCGGGCAAAACCCTTGGCGATCTTGACGCGAACTCCGAGGTAGCGCGGCGCGAGAGCCGCATGCTCGCGGCTCGAACCCTGGCCGTAATTCTCGCCTCCGACGACGACCAGGTCCCCCTTTCCCCGGCACTCTTTGTGGAAGTCCGGATCGATCTGCGAAAAGACGAACTCGCTGATCGCATAGATGTTGGATCTCAACGGCAGCACCTTATTGCCGGCTGGCATGATGGTGTCCGTGGAAATATTGTCACCGACCTTGAGGATCACCTCGGCTTCCAGCGTCTCCGGCAGCGGTCCCATCTCGGGGAGCGGCTTGATGTTCGGACCTCGCAGCACCTCCGTCCGCGACAGCTCTTCGGACGGATGGATGATGGATGAGGCGTCGACCAGGTACTTTTCCGGAT from Syntrophobacter fumaroxidans MPOB includes these protein-coding regions:
- a CDS encoding citrate synthase; the protein is MNGEVRVKNIGLRGVTVADTKISYIDGENGILIYRGFRIEELAERSSFMETAYLLLNGVLPSAEELREFTAEVDAARTVPEFVIDSMRRIPREADPMDVLQGVVPFLGVADPELMVETREANLRKAVRLIARVPAVVAAWNRIRNGLEPLPPDEGLPHAANFLWQLTGNKPDDQIARDLDVCLVLHADHTFNASTFACREVVSTQAHMYAGVSAGVGALSGSLHGGANARVMKMLFEVQKEVKSEDEVGDWVRMRMERGEKIMGMGHAVYKTFDPRSKILKEMSLRLGVRTGHEDWYRLLTRIEQEALKEFEKKGKDNIKSNVDFYSGSVYSMMGIPVDIMTPVFAISRISGWCSHVIEEKFAEAQDKPALYRPKAEYVGHYCGALGCVYQPVDARE